One genomic window of Leptospira perdikensis includes the following:
- a CDS encoding dihydrofolate reductase family protein, protein MKPKGTLSAFLFLSLDGFYKGENEDISWHSHGPEESKFSEDNLNSGNTLLFGKRTFQMMESFWTSESAFQTFPMVAKQMQNAPKLVLSHSKLNTKWKHTDTLEPNWVQQILQLKEKGTSITILGSGEVVRQCSDLGLLDHYSLMVDPIAIGKGESLFGGLKSTQSLKLESTKSFASGSVLLNYKKIQDDSVEE, encoded by the coding sequence ATGAAACCCAAAGGAACGTTATCTGCATTTTTATTTTTATCACTCGATGGTTTTTATAAAGGTGAAAACGAAGACATCTCCTGGCATTCCCATGGCCCAGAGGAATCGAAGTTTTCCGAAGATAACCTAAACTCAGGAAACACCTTACTTTTTGGAAAAAGAACCTTTCAAATGATGGAATCATTTTGGACCAGTGAAAGTGCTTTTCAGACCTTTCCTATGGTCGCCAAACAAATGCAAAATGCCCCAAAATTAGTCCTTTCACATTCAAAACTAAATACCAAATGGAAGCATACGGATACCTTGGAACCTAACTGGGTGCAACAGATACTACAGCTAAAAGAAAAAGGAACGAGTATCACAATCCTAGGAAGTGGAGAGGTCGTCCGTCAATGTTCGGACTTAGGCCTTCTCGACCATTATTCTCTAATGGTCGATCCGATCGCAATAGGAAAAGGTGAATCTTTGTTTGGTGGGCTAAAATCGACACAATCCTTAAAACTCGAATCCACTAAGAGTTTTGCCAGTGGATCGGTGCTTCTCAATTACAAAAAAATACAGGATGATTCTGTCGAAGAATAG
- a CDS encoding FG-GAP-like repeat-containing protein, giving the protein MKISNFICPDNDILRRWSPAYYLLLLPESTVTISNLTNHSIVETGFVVGTVPPGPTFVNVGIDDAQPTQVPVVNGTWRYALPAKAVTNTFWTYGSLHTIYAHLPYERSNTIQVRMGTNHDTNGDGYPDLIVSACPNNSTQGYGYVYTPNPNTKQLEMTPNTVLTNGITSYFFGSRIGAGDFNGDGYSDILIGAQAYNAAAGRAYLFLSQGQSGVPSQNLNAGGSADAILDGVTGGGRFGTNIIGADINHDGYDDAVFASPWANELFIFYSQGTNGFSSLNTNSANFVFKNPAPPNPDDNFGSFALAGDINGDGFLDLVVSATTHSTIVGRIYIFISNQGSLPTTPQQILVAPIEPSPGCAAGTGCQFGTSFALDYFNSDRCIDLAVGGPSFNSNQGIVFVYHSTCDPINPYTTPVATLVGPPTTSCNANNCSFGGTVASGDTNGDGLPDLLIGSPGASSGIGDAYLVLNDQISGFRNMNLSAGGSADSLFSGSLVNRGFSQGLKFQDTNADGLQDIIISEPLTTNRVYTFHSVRGGLPTSQNLNGSGVTSQTLSPPAGTSLGNTIALWKTKTRNYLWAIVSQTKKFFGMI; this is encoded by the coding sequence ATGAAGATATCCAATTTTATCTGCCCCGATAATGACATTTTGAGACGTTGGTCTCCTGCCTACTATTTACTCCTACTCCCTGAATCCACCGTCACCATTTCCAACCTAACCAACCATTCGATTGTGGAAACAGGATTTGTTGTGGGTACGGTTCCTCCTGGACCAACCTTCGTAAACGTTGGAATTGATGATGCACAGCCTACCCAAGTCCCAGTAGTCAACGGAACTTGGCGGTATGCTCTGCCTGCAAAGGCCGTTACCAATACATTTTGGACCTATGGAAGCCTTCATACTATCTATGCGCATTTGCCTTATGAAAGATCCAATACCATCCAAGTGCGAATGGGAACCAATCATGATACAAATGGGGATGGGTATCCGGATTTGATTGTATCGGCATGTCCAAACAATAGTACCCAAGGTTATGGCTATGTTTACACACCAAATCCAAATACGAAACAACTCGAAATGACACCTAACACAGTTCTAACAAACGGAATCACTTCCTATTTTTTTGGAAGTCGAATTGGTGCTGGTGATTTTAATGGAGATGGGTACTCTGATATTTTAATTGGAGCGCAAGCATATAATGCTGCGGCAGGGAGAGCCTATTTATTTTTAAGCCAAGGTCAGTCAGGAGTTCCTTCCCAAAACCTAAATGCCGGCGGATCGGCCGATGCGATTCTTGATGGAGTGACAGGTGGTGGAAGATTTGGAACGAATATCATCGGAGCCGATATCAATCATGACGGTTATGATGACGCAGTATTTGCTTCTCCTTGGGCAAATGAATTATTTATTTTCTATAGCCAAGGTACTAACGGATTTTCATCACTAAACACGAATTCAGCGAATTTTGTTTTTAAAAACCCGGCTCCTCCCAACCCAGATGATAATTTCGGATCCTTTGCTTTAGCTGGTGATATCAATGGAGATGGTTTTTTAGATTTAGTAGTCAGTGCTACGACGCATTCCACGATCGTTGGCCGGATTTATATCTTCATATCCAATCAAGGATCCTTACCTACGACTCCGCAACAAATCCTGGTTGCTCCAATAGAACCTTCACCAGGTTGCGCTGCAGGTACCGGGTGCCAATTTGGAACTAGTTTTGCTTTGGATTATTTTAATTCTGACCGTTGTATCGATCTTGCTGTGGGTGGACCAAGTTTCAATTCAAATCAAGGAATCGTATTCGTATACCATTCCACTTGCGACCCAATCAATCCATATACTACACCGGTTGCTACGTTGGTAGGACCGCCAACGACAAGTTGTAATGCGAATAATTGTTCCTTTGGTGGAACCGTAGCTTCCGGTGATACCAATGGAGATGGCTTACCCGATCTCTTAATCGGATCTCCAGGTGCCAGTTCCGGAATCGGTGACGCATACTTAGTGTTAAATGATCAAATTTCAGGATTTCGTAATATGAACTTAAGTGCGGGCGGATCTGCTGATAGCCTTTTTTCTGGTTCACTCGTGAATCGTGGATTCTCTCAAGGATTAAAGTTCCAAGACACCAATGCAGACGGTCTTCAAGATATCATCATCTCAGAACCATTGACCACCAATCGAGTTTATACTTTTCATAGTGTGCGCGGAGGTTTACCAACAAGCCAAAACTTAAATGGAAGCGGAGTGACAAGCCAAACACTTTCTCCTCCAGCAGGGACTTCCTTGGGGAATACCATTGCGTTATGGAAAACGAAAACCAGGAATTATTTATGGGCTATCGTTTCCCAAACCAAAAAGTTTTTTGGGATGATTTAA